The proteins below come from a single Triticum aestivum cultivar Chinese Spring chromosome 5D, IWGSC CS RefSeq v2.1, whole genome shotgun sequence genomic window:
- the LOC123124556 gene encoding uncharacterized protein, translating into MAAARDLADNQPGSTRVCTGEDVAWLDVTGVYDRDDSLKENTNPKCFIDKNYPGHKAGNGAAQRFSGNLKPTAAPIIGISGNLGQGCARRHRPPAMFPKNAKTGGGGRNPKPAVPEPGSPKVSCMGKVLSGRERDRRRELISPEKMNGGCCPWFGFPIRRSRSRKSAVESVDWSPPPRLPLAYVERKMEAKEVSTDQAAPPAPAPALAGMRRFASGRRVADWAAGTEEDGRLARSGPL; encoded by the coding sequence ATGGCCGCCGCACGCGACCTTGCCGACAACCAGCCCGGATCCACCCGCGTCTGCACCGGAGAAGACGTCGCCTGGTTGGACGTCACAGGCGTCTACGACCGCGACGATTCCCTCAAGGAGAACACCAACCCTAAATGCTTCATCGACAAGAACTACCCCGGCCACAAGGCCGGCAACGGCGCGGCGCAGCGGTTCTCGGGCAACCTGAAGCCTACGGCGGCGCCCATCATCGGGATCTCCGGAAACCTCGGCCAGGGGTGTGCCCGGCGGCACCGCCCACCTGCGATGTTCCCAAAGAATGCCaagaccggcggcggcgggcgcaacCCGAAGCCGGCGGTGCCGGAGCCGGGATCGCCCAAGGTGTCCTGCATGGGGAAGGTTCTATCGGGACGAGAGCGCGACCGCCGCCGGGAGCTGATCTCCCCGGAGAAGATGAATGGCGGCTGCTGCCCCTGGTTCGGTTTCCCGATCCGTCGCAGCCGCTCGAGGAAGAGCGCCGTGGAGAGCGTCGACTGGTCTCCGCCTCCCAGGCTGCCTCTGGCCTATGTGGAGCGTAAGATGGAGGCGAAGGAGGTAAGCACGGATCAggcagcgccgcccgcgccggcgccggcgctggcAGGGATGAGGCGGTTCGCATCTGGTAGGCGCGTGGCGGATTGGGCGGCCGGGACGGAAGAGGATGGACGCTTGGCGAGATCTGGGCCGTTGTAG